A region from the Chroogloeocystis siderophila 5.2 s.c.1 genome encodes:
- a CDS encoding right-handed parallel beta-helix repeat-containing protein — protein MMNNQGDKRVCWFILTHLLLAGLATIPLKANSATLNIKNTNYAIPSGAYFVSPTGSESNSGRSADSPWPVAKAIASAPSGATIVFRGGTYRNVQIALNKRLTLQAYPNEQPWLKGSTVVDGWVQEGSIWRKDGWNFSFLPVEEGKAIDPKYPMAGHRDMVYINGVALKQVGSKANVGPGTFFVDGRNNKLYIGTNPSGKTVEATTQTEGIMAWNSAASGSVIRGLGLAHYANQGLKIGASGITVENSTLAWNGLDGLIVQSSDAKLRGNTISYNGRRGVNGVRSHRLQLENNVISHNNTENFSKSWSAGGAKIIWTDGAVMRGNTVNNNKSIGLWIDESSTNSTVVNNVVRNNSSNGISMEISHNAIIASNVISGNAPAGIIILNSSSARIYNNTLARNQANLLVQETSRNNTKSNEISKGITWVTRNTIVKNNIFWNSSGTMFFASGCPVKEPSSLMVPTTNNNAYYRTSATKPANLIWGLSSSQCSQSFTSLASFQSSTGLESNSLDVVNSSDPFFVNANDNDFRLKSGSPAIGRGEPLPADIANAIGVAAGTTVNLGALKF, from the coding sequence ATGATGAACAATCAAGGCGACAAACGTGTTTGTTGGTTCATACTCACGCATCTACTGCTAGCAGGATTAGCGACAATACCACTAAAAGCAAATTCCGCGACACTCAACATCAAAAACACGAACTACGCAATTCCCAGCGGTGCTTACTTTGTATCGCCCACAGGTAGCGAAAGTAATTCAGGAAGATCAGCAGACTCGCCATGGCCAGTAGCCAAAGCGATCGCATCGGCACCAAGTGGGGCAACAATTGTGTTTCGTGGTGGAACGTATCGCAACGTGCAAATCGCATTAAATAAGCGCTTGACATTGCAAGCATATCCGAATGAGCAACCGTGGCTCAAAGGTAGCACGGTGGTTGATGGTTGGGTGCAAGAAGGCAGTATTTGGCGTAAAGATGGTTGGAACTTCTCGTTTTTACCAGTTGAAGAAGGCAAAGCAATTGATCCGAAGTATCCGATGGCAGGACATCGGGACATGGTGTACATCAATGGCGTGGCACTCAAGCAAGTGGGTAGCAAAGCGAATGTCGGACCTGGAACATTCTTTGTTGATGGTCGTAACAATAAGCTTTATATTGGCACGAACCCTAGTGGCAAAACGGTAGAAGCTACGACGCAAACCGAAGGCATTATGGCATGGAATAGTGCTGCCTCAGGCTCAGTTATCCGTGGACTAGGCTTAGCACACTACGCTAATCAAGGACTCAAAATTGGTGCATCGGGAATCACCGTGGAAAACAGCACCCTTGCCTGGAATGGTCTGGATGGTCTTATAGTTCAATCTTCTGATGCCAAACTACGCGGTAATACAATCAGCTACAACGGTCGCCGAGGAGTCAACGGTGTGCGTTCACACCGCTTGCAGTTGGAAAACAACGTGATTAGCCACAATAACACCGAAAATTTCTCGAAGTCTTGGAGTGCTGGGGGTGCGAAAATAATTTGGACCGATGGTGCGGTGATGCGTGGCAACACGGTCAACAACAACAAGTCAATCGGCTTGTGGATTGATGAGTCCTCAACCAATTCGACCGTGGTGAATAACGTGGTTCGCAACAACAGCAGCAATGGCATTTCGATGGAAATATCGCATAATGCCATCATTGCCTCGAATGTGATTAGTGGCAATGCACCCGCAGGTATTATTATTCTCAACTCCTCAAGCGCACGCATCTACAACAACACGCTTGCCCGCAACCAAGCTAATCTTTTAGTTCAAGAAACCTCGCGCAATAATACCAAATCTAACGAAATCTCCAAAGGAATCACGTGGGTGACACGCAACACGATTGTCAAAAACAACATCTTTTGGAACTCTAGTGGTACGATGTTTTTTGCTTCTGGCTGTCCAGTCAAAGAACCATCGAGCTTGATGGTGCCAACAACAAACAATAACGCGTACTATCGAACTTCGGCTACAAAACCAGCAAATCTGATATGGGGACTCAGTAGCAGCCAGTGTTCGCAATCGTTCACTTCGCTAGCAAGCTTCCAGTCGTCAACAGGTCTAGAATCGAACAGTCTTGATGTGGTTAACTCCAGCGACCCATTCTTTGTGAATGCCAATGACAATGACTTTCGCCTCAAATCAGGTAGTCCAGCGATTGGGCGCGGCGAACCGCTACCTGCTGATATTGCGAATGCGATCGGTGTCGCTGCTGGTACCACCGTCAACTTAGGAGCGCTTAAATTCTAG
- a CDS encoding GNAT family N-acetyltransferase, giving the protein MEAVYQNFLIRDWQPSDRTPVTDIIRSVLAEYHLDFEPHAADCDVVDVENYYLTTKGEFWVIQQDDRLVGTGGYYPVMRGEQAVEIRKMYLLPHVRGLGLGKYLLQQLEKAIAARGFRQIWIETASVLTTAVKLYESYGYQPASGVETARCDRVYVKQIVSC; this is encoded by the coding sequence ATGGAAGCGGTGTATCAAAACTTTTTGATTCGCGACTGGCAACCAAGCGATCGCACTCCTGTTACTGACATTATCCGCTCGGTTCTTGCCGAGTACCATCTTGATTTTGAGCCTCATGCCGCCGATTGTGATGTTGTCGATGTTGAAAACTATTATCTAACAACAAAAGGCGAGTTCTGGGTCATTCAACAAGACGATCGCTTGGTTGGTACGGGCGGATACTACCCTGTAATGCGTGGCGAACAAGCAGTAGAAATCCGGAAGATGTATTTGCTGCCTCATGTTAGAGGCTTAGGATTAGGAAAGTACTTATTACAACAGCTGGAAAAAGCGATCGCGGCACGTGGTTTTAGACAGATCTGGATTGAAACTGCGAGTGTTTTAACTACGGCGGTCAAGCTGTACGAAAGTTATGGATATCAGCCTGCCAGCGGCGTAGAAACAGCACGGTGCGATCGCGTTTACGTTAAGCAAATAGTGTCTTGTTGA
- a CDS encoding NAD(P)H-quinone oxidoreductase subunit J: MAEEPEKSEAVESSEASQIVEAGKISQWLSENGFEHESLEPDHLGVEIIKVESEYLLPIATALYAYGFNYLQCQCAYDSGPGQDLVSVYHLIKVSDNADRPEEVRLKVFLPRENPKVPSVYWIWKTADWQERESYDMFGIIYEGHPNLKRLLMPEDWVGWPLRKDYISPEFYELQDAY, encoded by the coding sequence GTGGCTGAAGAACCCGAAAAGTCAGAAGCAGTTGAAAGCAGTGAAGCATCGCAGATCGTCGAAGCGGGCAAGATTTCGCAATGGTTGAGTGAAAATGGCTTCGAGCATGAATCGCTGGAGCCTGATCATTTGGGCGTAGAAATTATTAAGGTAGAGAGCGAGTATCTCTTACCAATCGCTACGGCGTTATATGCTTATGGGTTTAACTATTTGCAGTGTCAGTGCGCTTACGATTCGGGACCTGGACAAGATTTGGTAAGTGTTTATCACTTGATTAAAGTCAGTGACAATGCTGACCGACCCGAAGAAGTACGGCTCAAAGTCTTCTTACCTAGGGAAAATCCGAAGGTACCTTCGGTGTATTGGATTTGGAAAACTGCCGACTGGCAAGAGCGAGAGTCTTATGATATGTTCGGTATCATTTACGAAGGACATCCGAATCTCAAACGTCTCCTCATGCCAGAAGACTGGGTAGGTTGGCCGCTAAGAAAAGACTATATTTCACCTGAATTCTACGAATTGCAGGATGCTTATTAA
- a CDS encoding NADH dehydrogenase subunit K, producing MVMNPTNITNQANDGWDQQKEKILNPIERPTVTQDLSENVILTTVDDLYNWAKLSSLYPLLFGTACCFIEFAALIGSRFDFDRFGLVPRSSPRQADLIITAGTITMKMAPQLVRLYEQMPDPKYVIAMGACTITGGMFSVDSPTAVRGVDKLMPVDVYLPGCPPRPEAIMDAIIKLRKKIANESLQERGQVKQTHRYYSTTHSMKSVAPVLTGKYLLSETRTAAPKELTEAIGMPIPPALQAVEKEEASRG from the coding sequence ATGGTCATGAATCCAACTAACATCACGAACCAAGCGAATGATGGGTGGGATCAACAAAAAGAGAAGATCCTCAATCCTATTGAGCGCCCCACAGTTACACAAGATCTCTCAGAAAATGTCATCCTGACAACAGTCGATGACCTTTATAACTGGGCAAAGCTATCGAGCTTGTATCCGCTATTGTTTGGTACAGCTTGCTGCTTTATTGAGTTTGCGGCACTAATCGGCTCAAGATTTGATTTTGACCGCTTTGGCTTAGTTCCGCGTTCGAGTCCGCGACAAGCCGACTTGATCATCACTGCCGGAACAATCACGATGAAGATGGCACCTCAACTTGTACGTCTGTACGAGCAAATGCCTGACCCAAAATATGTCATCGCGATGGGTGCTTGTACGATTACGGGCGGTATGTTTAGCGTTGATTCGCCAACAGCGGTAAGGGGTGTTGATAAGCTTATGCCTGTAGATGTTTATCTCCCTGGCTGTCCACCTCGTCCAGAGGCAATTATGGACGCGATTATCAAGCTACGTAAAAAAATCGCCAACGAATCACTTCAAGAGCGGGGTCAAGTTAAGCAAACACATCGCTACTACAGTACAACGCATAGTATGAAGAGTGTTGCGCCGGTGCTTACGGGTAAGTACCTCCTCTCAGAGACGCGCACCGCAGCACCAAAAGAATTAACTGAAGCAATAGGAATGCCTATACCACCTGCACTTCAAGCAGTTGAAAAGGAGGAAGCAAGCCGTGGCTGA
- the ndhC gene encoding photosynthetic/respiratory NAD(P)H-quinone oxidoreductase subunit C, with the protein MFVLSGYEYLLGFLLVCSLVPALALSASKLLRPSGGGPERRTTYESGVEPIGGAWIQFNIRYYMFALVFVIFDVETVFLYPWAVAFHRLGLLAFIEALIFIAILVVALVYAWRKGALEWS; encoded by the coding sequence GTGTTTGTTCTTAGTGGTTACGAGTACCTTTTAGGCTTCCTATTAGTCTGTAGTCTGGTGCCTGCACTTGCGCTTTCTGCATCTAAGCTACTGCGACCAAGTGGTGGTGGTCCTGAACGGCGCACTACCTACGAATCGGGCGTAGAACCTATCGGTGGAGCTTGGATACAATTCAACATTCGCTACTATATGTTTGCCCTGGTCTTTGTGATCTTCGATGTGGAAACAGTCTTTTTGTATCCTTGGGCGGTTGCTTTCCATCGACTAGGGCTTTTGGCGTTTATTGAAGCTCTCATTTTTATTGCAATTCTGGTTGTTGCCCTTGTCTATGCCTGGCGCAAAGGAGCCTTGGAATGGTCATGA
- a CDS encoding rubredoxin, translated as MSESVVESQGLDRYECRVCGYVYEPTKGDSKEEVPAGTPFTELASSWRCPVCGARTSQFENIGPTGKASGFESNLGYGIGVNKLTPAQKNLLIFGGLALGFLLFMSLYGLK; from the coding sequence ATGAGCGAATCAGTTGTAGAGAGCCAAGGACTAGATCGCTATGAGTGTCGCGTCTGTGGCTACGTTTATGAACCGACAAAGGGAGATAGCAAGGAAGAGGTTCCTGCTGGCACACCTTTTACAGAACTAGCATCTTCTTGGCGGTGTCCTGTTTGTGGCGCAAGGACTTCCCAATTTGAAAATATTGGTCCGACTGGAAAAGCCTCTGGCTTTGAATCAAATCTTGGCTATGGTATTGGCGTAAACAAGCTAACCCCAGCCCAAAAAAATCTTTTGATTTTTGGCGGTTTGGCACTAGGTTTTTTGTTGTTTATGAGCCTTTATGGGCTAAAATAA
- a CDS encoding photosynthesis system II assembly factor Ycf48: MRSLFKVWQRAIVLLTVILLCVVCVGCSNTPSISNNPWKVITVPTESNLQDIAFTDDKHGWLVGSKATLLETTDGGETWQPRTLDLGEQNYLFSSVSFAGQEGWIVGEPGLLLHTTDGGKSWEQIPLSEKLPGNPNMIVALGSHAAEMTTDVGAIYRTTDSGKTWKAMVQEAVGVVRNIARAADGRYLAVSAKGNFYSVWEPGKEAWEGHNRNSSRRVQNMGFAPDGRLWMLARGGQVQFTKPDNPDEWEEAQYPEFSTSWGLLDLAYRTPEEIWIAGGSGNLLCSFDGGKTWQKDRDVEEVPSNLYKIVFLTPEKGFIVGQRGVLLKYQGSSATA; this comes from the coding sequence ATGCGTTCATTATTCAAAGTTTGGCAACGAGCCATTGTTTTATTAACAGTTATTCTGTTATGTGTTGTATGTGTTGGGTGTAGTAACACGCCTTCCATCAGTAATAACCCGTGGAAGGTGATTACTGTACCAACAGAATCTAACCTTCAAGATATTGCCTTCACCGACGATAAACATGGCTGGCTTGTAGGTAGTAAGGCAACACTCTTGGAAACAACCGACGGTGGGGAAACCTGGCAACCTAGAACCTTAGATTTAGGTGAGCAGAACTATCTTTTTTCTTCAGTGAGTTTTGCAGGACAAGAAGGGTGGATTGTCGGTGAACCGGGGCTTTTATTACACACTACCGATGGCGGAAAATCTTGGGAACAAATTCCTTTGAGTGAGAAACTTCCTGGAAATCCCAACATGATCGTTGCTTTAGGATCGCACGCAGCCGAAATGACGACGGATGTAGGCGCAATCTATCGCACAACCGACAGCGGTAAAACCTGGAAAGCAATGGTGCAAGAAGCTGTTGGCGTCGTCCGTAATATTGCCCGCGCCGCAGATGGCAGGTACTTGGCGGTTTCGGCAAAAGGAAATTTTTATTCGGTTTGGGAACCTGGTAAAGAAGCTTGGGAAGGGCATAACCGCAATAGTTCCCGCCGCGTACAGAATATGGGTTTTGCTCCAGATGGGCGCTTGTGGATGCTAGCACGTGGTGGTCAAGTGCAATTTACTAAACCTGATAATCCTGATGAATGGGAAGAAGCTCAATACCCTGAGTTTTCTACGAGTTGGGGTTTGCTGGATCTAGCATATCGGACTCCAGAAGAAATCTGGATAGCGGGAGGTAGCGGCAATTTATTATGTAGTTTTGATGGTGGTAAAACTTGGCAAAAAGACCGCGATGTAGAAGAAGTTCCTTCTAACCTTTACAAAATAGTTTTTCTGACACCAGAAAAGGGATTTATTGTCGGTCAACGCGGAGTTTTGCTCAAATATCAAGGATCGAGTGCAACTGCATGA
- the psbE gene encoding cytochrome b559 subunit alpha: protein MSGSTGERPFSDIITSVRYWVIHSITIPALFIAGWLFVSTGLAYDVFGTPRPNEYYPQERQELPIIGDRYQAKQEIKQFINSND, encoded by the coding sequence ATGTCAGGCTCAACAGGAGAACGTCCGTTTTCGGATATTATTACAAGTGTACGTTACTGGGTTATTCATAGTATTACCATTCCAGCTTTATTTATTGCTGGTTGGCTGTTTGTTAGTACAGGTCTAGCATATGATGTGTTTGGCACACCTCGACCTAACGAGTACTATCCCCAAGAGCGACAAGAATTGCCGATCATTGGCGATCGCTATCAAGCAAAACAAGAGATTAAACAATTTATCAATAGCAACGATTAA